The window TGCGGGACGTGGACGTGTGGCTGGACCGCTTCCGCCGGTTCTGGACCCCGCACCTGGCCGCGCTGGCGACCGAGATCGCCCGGGGCAAGCGGGAGCGCCGCCTGAACCCACCCCAGACGCAGACGGACCCGATCGACCACCCGACAGAGCAGAGGAACGAACCATGATCGATGTGAACGAGAAGATCAACGCCGTACGGCGACAGGTCGGCAAGCGGGTCCTGGAGGCGGGGGAGGCGCGCGTACAGACGATCAGCCAGGTGTACGACACCACCCTCGAAGACCTCTGGGACGCCTGCACCAAGCCCGAGCGGATCGCCCGGTGGTTCCTGCCCGTCACCGGTGACCTCCAGGTCGGCGGCCGTTACCAGTTCGAGGGCAACGCCGGCGGCACCGTCGAACGCTGCGACCCGCCCAAGGGCTTCGCCGCCACCTGGGAGTACGGCACCGAGGTGAGCTGGATCGAGGTCCGGCTGACCGGCGAGCCGACCGGCGGAACCCGGTTCGAGCTGGACCACATCGCCCACGTCGACGACGAGCGGTGGGCGCAGTACGGGCCGGGCGCGACCGGTGTCGGCTGGGACCTGGGATTCATCGGCCTGGGCCTGCACCTCGCCTCCGGCGGCGCCCCGGTCGACCCGGCCGCGGTCGAGGCGTGGTCCACCTCCGACGATGGCCGGCAGTTCATCACCCTGAGCAGCCAGCGGTGGGCCGACGCGGCGATCGAGGCCGGGGAGGACCCGACCGCCGCCAAGGCAGCCGCCGGGCGTACGACCGCCTTCTACACCGGAGCACCGGAGGACGCCGCCGGAGCCGAGGCGCCAGCGGAATAATGCGGCGAAAACGTCAGCCGCTCGCCGTACAGTTCCGGCGGTACGACGCCTTGGTCGTACCGCCGAGCTGTGCGGAGGCTGACGTGATGCGGTGGGTGGCGGAAACCGGCCGGACCGGGACGCGCTGATGGTGGCCGTCGACGGGGCGACCCCGACACGTGCGCCGGTCCGCCCACCGGGCGGGCTCGCGCCGGCGCTGGCCGTACTCGAATATCACCTGGTCAACTCCCGGCGGACCTGGCGGTCCAGCGCGGTCTCCTCGTTCGTCCTGCCGCTGCTGACCATGGTCGGCTTCGGTCTCGGGGTCGGCACCTACGTCACCCAGGGTGTGGACGGCGTCGACTACCTCGACTTCCTCGTTCCCGGCCTGATCGCCTCCACCGCGCTCCAGGTCGCGGTCGGCGAGTCGACCTGGCCGGTGCTGAGCAACTTCAACTGGATCCGGACCTACTTCGCGCAGGCCGCCGCGCCGCTACGGGTGTTCGACATCATCGGCGGACACCTGGCCTTCGTCGCGTTCCGGGTGCTCGCCAGCAGTGCGGTGTTCCTGCTGGTGGCGACGGTCTTCGGCGCGCTGCACTCGGTCTGGGCGCTGGCCACCCTGCCGCTGGTCGTGCTGATCGGGCTGGCCATGGCCACCCCCGTCTTCGCCTACTCCGCCTGGGTGCCCACCGACAGCTACCTGGCGATCCTGTTCCGGTTCGCGATCATCCCGATGACCCTGTTCGCCGGGGTCTTCTTCCCGGTCGACTCGCTCCCGGTCGGGCTGCGCTGGGCCGCGTACGTGTCGCCGCTCTGGCACGGCGTCGACCTGTGCCGGGCCGCGACCCTCGGCGTCGCGCCGCAGTGGTCGGTCGCCGGTCACCTGCTCTACCTCGGCGCCTGGGTGGTCGGCGGCTGGCTGCTGGCCGGGGCCGCGTTCCGCCGACGGCTCGTGATCTAGGAAAGGGACACCAGTGGTCAGCCTCGTCCTGCCCCGGTTGATCGGCTTCGAGGGCGCCCGCCGTTCGGTCTCGGTGGCCGAACGCAACGTCGCCGCGCTCAAGTCCGCCTACTGGGTGGTACTGGTCTCCGGCTTCTTCGAGCCGTTGCTCTACCTGCTCTCGATCGGCGTCGGCGTCGGCGCCCTGATCGGCGACCTCACCCTGCCCGGCGGGCAGGTCGTGACGTACGCGGCGTTCGTCGCCCCGGCGATGCTCGCCTCGTCGGCGATGAGCGGCGCGCTGTCGGAGACCACCTTCAACTTCTTCGGCAAGATGAAGTACCAGAAGCTGTACGACGGGATCCTCGCGACCCCCGTACGGCCGTTCGAGATCGCCCTCGGTGAGCTGGGCTGGGCGATGCTGCGCGGCACCCTCTACTCGGGCGCGTTCCTCGCCGTCATGGTCGCGATGGACCTGACCACTCCCGTACGGGCGCTCGCCGCCTTCCCCGCCGCGGTGCTGGTCGGGTTCGCCTTCGGTGCGCTCGGCATGGCCCTGTCCACGTTCATGCGTAGCTGGCAGGACTTCGACCTGATGGGGTCGGCCCAGTTCGCCCTCTTCCTCTTCTCCGGCACCTTCGTGCCGGCCCAGGGCTACCCGACGGTGCTGCGCTGGCTCGTGGAGGCGAGCCCGCTCTACCGGGCGGTGGACCTGGTCCGGGGCATCACCACCGGGACCGGCGGCTGGCTGCGGATGGTCGACGTGTTGTACCTGCTCGCCGCCACCCTCGTGGGCCTGCTCGTCGCGTCCCGCCGGATGGGCCGGATGTTGTACAAGTGAGCTGATCGAATGGATTACCCCGGCTGCCCGTGGGGCAACAGGTGGTGACCGCGCCTCACAGACAGGAGGGCCGCCATGGCCCCGGACCGGCCTTCCGACCCACCGGCGTCGAAGGACGGGCCACCTGTGCCGGCGGACGGGTCACCTTCCCCGGTCGACGGGCCACCGGCGCCGGACGACGGGCCGTCGAGTCCGGTCCGGCTCTCCGGCACCTCCTGGTGGGCGGCGCTGCGGCGTACGGTCGCCGAGTTCCAGAAGGACAACCTGACCGACCTGGCGGCGGCGCTGACCTACTACAGCGTGCTGTCGATCTTTCCCGGCGTGCTGGTGCTGGTCTCCCTGCTCGGGCTTCTCGGCAAGCAGACCACCGACGACGTGCAGGGGACCATCCGGGACGTGGTCCCGCAGCCGGAGATCCAGCAGATCCTGGACGGCGCGATCAACCAGGTACGCGAGAACAGCGGCACGGCCAGCCTGGCGGCGATCCTCGGTCTGCTGACCGCGTTCTGGTCCGCCTCCGGTTACATCGGCGCGTTCATGCGGGCGTCGAACGCGATCTACGACGTCCCCGAGGGGCGGCCGATCTGGAAGACGCTGCCGATCCGGCTCGCCGTGACCGCCGTGATCGGGGTGATGCTGCTGGCCAGTGCCCTGATCGTGGTGTTCACCGGGCGCCTGGCGGAGGTGGCCGGCAACGTGCTCGGGATCGGCGGGGCGGCGGTGACGGTCTGGGACATCGCCAAGTGGCCGGTGCTGTTACTGCTGGTCACCCTGATGTTCGCGATCCTCTACTGGGCATCGCCGAACGCCCGGCAGGGCGGGTTCCGGTGGATCACCCCGGGTGGTCTGGTGGCCGTGGTGGTCTGGCTGCTCGCCTCGGGTGGACTCGCCCTCTACGTGGTCAACTTCAACTCGTACAACAAGACGTACGGCACCCTGGCGGCCGTGATCGTCTTCCTGGTCTGGCTCTGGCTGACCAACGTGGCGATCCTCGTCGGCGCCGAACTCAACGCCGAACTGGAGCGGGGGAGGGCGATCGCGGCCGGCTACCCGGTGGACAAGGAGCCGTACCTGGAGCTCCGCGACGATCGCACACTACGCAAGGCTGCGCGTCCGCCGAACGAATGAGTTTTCTTGATCAGGACGCTGCTTTTGCTGGAGAAGACAAAAGTTCGTTCCAGATCTCCTGAAGCTCTAGACAGGTACGCCAGAAGGCTCCTACTGTGTCGGGCACAACACCTCGACGTTGCGTCGATGTGAACAGACCCGACCGGGAGGTGAGTCCACGTGCGTACGGCGGAGCCACTCCACCTCCGGTTGCTGCGACTGCTCCGTGACCAGGGAGCCGTCTCCCGCGCCGAACTCGCCGACCGGCTGGAGATGCCCCGACCGCGCCTGCTCGCCGAGCTGGACCGGTTGGTGAACGCCGGCTACGTCGCCGAGGCGGGGCTCGCCGCGTCACGGGGCGGTCGCCGGTCCACACTGGTCGAACTCAACCCCGCCCTGCGGTTCGCCGCGGTGGACCTGGGTGCGAGTTCGATCGACGTCGAGGTGGTCAACGGCCGCCTCGAACCGGTGATCGCGTACACCGAGGCGAGCGACATCCGCTCCGGCCCAAAGGTCGTTTTGCAGCGGGTCAACGAGCTGCTGCACAAGGCCAAGGTGGAGGGCGCGTACGAGCGGCTCGACGCGGTCGGCATCGGCGTACCCGGCCCGGTGAGTTTCCGGGACGGTGTGCCCGTGTCCCCGCCGATCATGCCGGGGTGGGACCGTTTCCCCGTACGTGAGCTACTCACCCGCGAGCACAACTGCCCCGCGGTGGTGGACAACGACGTCAACATCATGGCGATCGGAGAACGGCACGGAGGTGTCGCCCACTCGGTGGACGACTTCCTCTTTGTCAAGATTGGCACCGGTATCGGGTGCGGGATCTACCTGACCGGCGAGGTCTACCGGGGCACCGACGGATGTGCCGGCGACATCGGCCACATCCAGGTCGACTCGCACGGTCCGATGTGTTCATGTGGCAACGTCGGCTGCCTGGAAGCGCTGTTCAGCGGCGCCGCCATGGCAAAGGACGCCACGGTCGCGGCTCGCAGTGGCGCATCACCGGTGCTGGCCGAGCGGCTCGCGGCGAGCGGTGCGGTCACCGCCCTGGACGTCGCCGAGGGCGCCGTCGAGGGGGACGTGACCTGTATCCGGCTCATTCGTGACGGCGGGCGCCGGGTGGGCGGAGTTCTCGCCGGCCTGGTCAGCTTCGCCAATCCATCGATGATCGTCATCGGAGGGGGGCTGGCCCAGTTGGGTCACATCCTGCTCGCGGAAATTCGCAGCGTGGTCTACCGGCGGTCGTTGCCGCTGGCCACCGGCAACCTGCCGGTGGTGCTTTCCGAACTCGGCCCACGGGCCGGGGTCACCGGCGCCGCGGTACTCGCCAGCGACGTCGCCTTCGGGGAGGCATTGTGAGCGAGCAAGTCAGCACCGAACAGACAGATTCCGCACAACCCAATATCGTCCTGCGGCTCACCGACGTGGTGAAGACCTTCCCCGGCGTACGCGCGCTCGACGGCGTACAGCTCGAGGTACGGGCCGGCGAGGTGCACTGCCTGCTGGGCCAGAACGGCGCCGGCAAGTCCACCCTGATCAAGATCCTGTCCGGCGCGCACCAGCCCGACTCCGGGCAGGTCGAGTGGCTCGGCGAAGAGGTCAACTTCGCCAACCCGCAGGCCGCGATGAAGGCCGGGATCGCCACCATCTACCAGGAACTCGACCTGGTCGACGACCTGTCGGTGGCGGAGAACGCCTTCCTCGGCCACGAGCCGCGTACCCTCGGCTTCGTCCGTCGGGCCAGGATGGAACGTCAGGCCAACGAGATCCTCGGTCGGCTCGGCCACGGCGAGATCCCGTCGAGCCGGATGGTCAGGTCCCTGCCGGCCGCCGGCAAGCAGATCGTCAGCATGGCCCGCGCACTCTCGCACGACGCCCGGCTGATCATCATGGACGAGCCGAGCGCGGTGCTGGCCCACGACGAGGTCGGCAACCTGTTCCGGATCATCCGCGAGCTGACCGCACAGGGCATCGCGGTCATCTACATCTCGCACCGGATGGACGAGCTGCGCGAGATCGGCGACCGGGTCACCGTACTCAAGGACGGCCGGACCACGGCGGCGAACCTGCCCGCCCGGACCACCCCGACCAAGGACCTGGTCAGCCGGATGACCGGCCGCAACATCGAGTACGTCTTCCCCGAGCGTCCGGCCGCGGCGACCGCCGTCACCGAGGCCACCGAACTGCTCCGGGTCGACGGGCTCTGCCGCGAGGGCGAGTTCCAGAACGTCTCGCTCGACGTCCGCGCCGGTGAGATCGTCGGCATCGCCGGGCTGGTCGGATCCGGCCGGTCGGAGCTGCTGGAGTGCATCTACGGTGCCCGCCGGGCACAGTTCGGCACCGTCACGATGAACGGGCGCAAGCTGCGTTCGGGCAGCGTGGGCGCGGCCGTCAAGGCCGGCATGGGCATGGCACCGGAGGAGCGCAAGAGCCAGGCGCTGCTGCTCGGCGAGCCGATCTACCGCAACGTCACCCTGGCCACGTTCACCCGGTACGCGAGCTTCGGCTTCACCAACGCAGGCAAGGAACGCGCCGAGGCGGAGCAGATCGCCGACTCACTGGAACTGCGCCCGCGCGACGTACGCCGGGCCGTACGCACGCTCTCCGGCGGTAACCAGCAGAAGGTGGTGGTCGGGCGCTGGCTGCTCGGCGACACCCGACTGCTGCTGCTGGACGAGCCGACCCGGGGTGTCGATGTCGGCGCCCGCGCCGAGCTCTACCAGGTGATCCGTGCTCTCGCCGAGCGTGGGGTGGGCGTCCTGCTGGTCTCCAGCGAGGTGCCCGAGGTGCTCGGCCTGGCCGACCGTGTGCTGGTCATGCGGGAGGGGCGGGTCGTGCGCGAGGCGCCGGCCGGCGAACTTGACGAAGACACTGTGCTCGACCTCGTCATGTCGGGGTCGCTGATGGAAGGTGCGCCAGCATGAGTGACGCGACCGCGACCGCGGTGGCCGAGACCCCGCAGCACGGCGGCGCCACGCCCCCGGCCAAGGGCGGCAAGTGGCGTGGTGACCTGGGCGAGTCGATCACCCGCAACCTGGGCCTGCTGGGCGTACTGGCGCTGCTGATCATCATCGGCGCGGTCACCCAGCCCGACCTGTACGGCGACTCCTCCTGGGTGTGGAGCAACGTCCTGTCGATCCTCCAGCTCGCCTCCGTGGTCGGTGTGGTCACCGTCGGGATGACCTTCGTGATCATCGGCGGCGGCATCGACCTCTCGGCCGGCGCGATCGTGGCGCTGGCCGGGGTGTGGGCCACCACGGTCGCCACCCAGAGCTACGGCGCCGCTGGCATGATCTTCACCGCGATCATCGTCGGTACGGCCGTCGGGCTGGTGAACGGCCTGTTGATCTCGTATGGCCGGTTGGTGCCGTTCATCGCCACTCTGGCCATGCTGGTCGCCGCCCGAGGGCTGGCCGCCCAGATCTCCGGCAAGCAGACCCAGGTCTCGGCGAACACCTTCATCAACGGGATCGCCGCGAACAAGTTCCTCGGCATCCCGATCCTGGTCTACATCTTCGCCGGGGTGGTCGCCGTCGGCTGGGTGCTGCTCAACCGCACCACCTTCGGTCGCCGTACGGTCGCCGTCGGGGGTAACCCGGAGGCGGCCCGGCTCGCCGGAATCAACGTCAAGTGGCACAGCCTGCTGCTCTACGGGCTCTCCGGGCTCTGCTGCGGGATCGCCGCGATCATGCTGACCGCACAGGCCAACTCGGCCCAGGCGGCCATGGGCAACCTCTACGAACTCGACGCGATCGCCGCCGCGATCATCGGCGGCACGCTGCTGAGCGGGGGCCGGGGCACAATCATCGGCTCCGTACTCGGTGTGATCATCTTCGCCACGATCACCAACCTGTTCGCGATCAACGGCCTGCCGGTCGAGGTCCAGAACATGGTCAAGGGCGGCATCATCGTCGCCGCCGTACTGGTCCAGCAATTCCGGTTCAAGTCGGTAACCCAGCTCTTCGCGCGGAACAAGGTCACCACGACCTGAGGCACCGCAACCTCCAGGTGACGCCGCACCCAGGCGCTCGCCGGACCCAACATATCCGCACACCCCCACCATTCAAAGAAAACAGGAGGTCGTTATGACCCAGCAAGCGCGCGACCTGTCGCGCCGCCGGCTGATGTTCGGCGGGGCCGCGCTCGGCGCCGGTGCCCTGCTCACCGCCTGCACCAGTAACGAGGCTTCGGCACCCGAGGGCCAGACCAAGGTCGCCGACGCGTCGGCCGCGGCACCGGGCAAGCCGGTCACCATCGGCTTCTCCGCTCCGGCCGCCGACCACGGCTGGCTCGCCGCCATCACCACCAACGCCAAGGCGCAGGCCGGGCTCTACTCGGACGTCACCTTCAAGACGGTCGAGGCCGGTGCCGACGCACCCGCCCAGCTCGCGGCGCTCCGTACGCTGATCGCGCAGAAGCCGGACGTCATCGTCCTGCTCCCGCACGACGGCAAGGAGCTCAACGCCTTCGGCCTGGAGGCCATGAAGGCCGGCATCCCGGTGGTCAACCTCGACCGGGCGTTCCCGGACGCGCTGGCCTACCGGCTGCAGATCAAGGGCGACAACTACGGCATGGGCGTCTCCGCCGGTAAGTACATCGGCGAGCAGATGAAGGCCAAGAACATCGCCAACCCGATCATCGGTGAGATCCCGGGTATCGACTCGCTGGAGCTGACCCAGGAGCGCTCGGCCGGCTTCAAGGCCGAGCTGGCCACCTTCGGCTTCACCGTGGCCCGGCGGATCCCGGCGGAGTTCACCGCCGACACCGGCCGGGTGGCGGCGTCGCAGCTCCTCCAGGCGCTGCCGAAGGTCGACGCGGTCTGGAACCACGACGACGACCAGGGCATCGGTGTGCTGGCCGCCATCACCCAGGCCAACCGCAGCGAGTTCATCATGGTCGGTGGCGCCGGCTCCAAGGCCGCCATCGACGCGATCGCCGCGGACAACAGCGTGCTGAAGGCGACCGTCACCTACAGCCCCTCGATGGCATCCTCGGCGATCACGTTGGCTCGCCTGATCGGACAGGGCAAGGGCATGTCCGACCTGGTCGAGCTGCAGGTCCCGAAGGAGATCACTCTCACTTCGGAGACCATCACCAAGGAGAACGCGAGCACTTACAGCAAGCTCGGGTTCTGATCTAAGGGGAGGCCCACCTTGTCCACTGTAGATAGCGAGCTGCGGGTCGGCATGGTCGGCTACGCGTTCATGGGCGCCGCGCACTCACAGGCGTGGCGCACCGTGAACCGCGTATTCGACCTGCCGACACGAGCCCGGATGGCCCTGATCTGCGGCCGGGACGAGTCGAAGGTGGCCACGGCCGCCGATCGGCTCGGCTGGGACGGGTACACCACCGACTGGCGTGACCTGATCAACCGGGACGACATCGACGTGATCGACGTCTGCACCCCGGGTGACAGCCACGCCGAGATCACGATCGCGGCGTTGGCGGCGGGCAAGCACGTACTGTGCGAGAAGCCGCTGGCCAACTCCGTGGACGAGGCTCGCGCCATGGTCGCCGCCGCGGCCAAGGCACAGGCGTTGGGCGTACGGTCCATGTGCGGGTTCAACTACCGCCGGGTCCCCGCGGTCACCCTCATGCGTCAACTGGTCGAATCCGGCCGGCTCGGCGTCATCCGGCACGTACGTGCGGTCTACCTGCAGGACTGGATTGTCGACCCGC of the Micromonospora sp. NBC_01796 genome contains:
- a CDS encoding SRPBCC family protein, with the translated sequence MIDVNEKINAVRRQVGKRVLEAGEARVQTISQVYDTTLEDLWDACTKPERIARWFLPVTGDLQVGGRYQFEGNAGGTVERCDPPKGFAATWEYGTEVSWIEVRLTGEPTGGTRFELDHIAHVDDERWAQYGPGATGVGWDLGFIGLGLHLASGGAPVDPAAVEAWSTSDDGRQFITLSSQRWADAAIEAGEDPTAAKAAAGRTTAFYTGAPEDAAGAEAPAE
- a CDS encoding YihY/virulence factor BrkB family protein → MAPDRPSDPPASKDGPPVPADGSPSPVDGPPAPDDGPSSPVRLSGTSWWAALRRTVAEFQKDNLTDLAAALTYYSVLSIFPGVLVLVSLLGLLGKQTTDDVQGTIRDVVPQPEIQQILDGAINQVRENSGTASLAAILGLLTAFWSASGYIGAFMRASNAIYDVPEGRPIWKTLPIRLAVTAVIGVMLLASALIVVFTGRLAEVAGNVLGIGGAAVTVWDIAKWPVLLLLVTLMFAILYWASPNARQGGFRWITPGGLVAVVVWLLASGGLALYVVNFNSYNKTYGTLAAVIVFLVWLWLTNVAILVGAELNAELERGRAIAAGYPVDKEPYLELRDDRTLRKAARPPNE
- a CDS encoding ABC transporter permease, which gives rise to MVSLVLPRLIGFEGARRSVSVAERNVAALKSAYWVVLVSGFFEPLLYLLSIGVGVGALIGDLTLPGGQVVTYAAFVAPAMLASSAMSGALSETTFNFFGKMKYQKLYDGILATPVRPFEIALGELGWAMLRGTLYSGAFLAVMVAMDLTTPVRALAAFPAAVLVGFAFGALGMALSTFMRSWQDFDLMGSAQFALFLFSGTFVPAQGYPTVLRWLVEASPLYRAVDLVRGITTGTGGWLRMVDVLYLLAATLVGLLVASRRMGRMLYK
- a CDS encoding ABC transporter permease encodes the protein MSDATATAVAETPQHGGATPPAKGGKWRGDLGESITRNLGLLGVLALLIIIGAVTQPDLYGDSSWVWSNVLSILQLASVVGVVTVGMTFVIIGGGIDLSAGAIVALAGVWATTVATQSYGAAGMIFTAIIVGTAVGLVNGLLISYGRLVPFIATLAMLVAARGLAAQISGKQTQVSANTFINGIAANKFLGIPILVYIFAGVVAVGWVLLNRTTFGRRTVAVGGNPEAARLAGINVKWHSLLLYGLSGLCCGIAAIMLTAQANSAQAAMGNLYELDAIAAAIIGGTLLSGGRGTIIGSVLGVIIFATITNLFAINGLPVEVQNMVKGGIIVAAVLVQQFRFKSVTQLFARNKVTTT
- a CDS encoding ROK family protein is translated as MRTAEPLHLRLLRLLRDQGAVSRAELADRLEMPRPRLLAELDRLVNAGYVAEAGLAASRGGRRSTLVELNPALRFAAVDLGASSIDVEVVNGRLEPVIAYTEASDIRSGPKVVLQRVNELLHKAKVEGAYERLDAVGIGVPGPVSFRDGVPVSPPIMPGWDRFPVRELLTREHNCPAVVDNDVNIMAIGERHGGVAHSVDDFLFVKIGTGIGCGIYLTGEVYRGTDGCAGDIGHIQVDSHGPMCSCGNVGCLEALFSGAAMAKDATVAARSGASPVLAERLAASGAVTALDVAEGAVEGDVTCIRLIRDGGRRVGGVLAGLVSFANPSMIVIGGGLAQLGHILLAEIRSVVYRRSLPLATGNLPVVLSELGPRAGVTGAAVLASDVAFGEAL
- a CDS encoding substrate-binding domain-containing protein yields the protein MTQQARDLSRRRLMFGGAALGAGALLTACTSNEASAPEGQTKVADASAAAPGKPVTIGFSAPAADHGWLAAITTNAKAQAGLYSDVTFKTVEAGADAPAQLAALRTLIAQKPDVIVLLPHDGKELNAFGLEAMKAGIPVVNLDRAFPDALAYRLQIKGDNYGMGVSAGKYIGEQMKAKNIANPIIGEIPGIDSLELTQERSAGFKAELATFGFTVARRIPAEFTADTGRVAASQLLQALPKVDAVWNHDDDQGIGVLAAITQANRSEFIMVGGAGSKAAIDAIAADNSVLKATVTYSPSMASSAITLARLIGQGKGMSDLVELQVPKEITLTSETITKENASTYSKLGF
- a CDS encoding ABC transporter permease, which gives rise to MVAVDGATPTRAPVRPPGGLAPALAVLEYHLVNSRRTWRSSAVSSFVLPLLTMVGFGLGVGTYVTQGVDGVDYLDFLVPGLIASTALQVAVGESTWPVLSNFNWIRTYFAQAAAPLRVFDIIGGHLAFVAFRVLASSAVFLLVATVFGALHSVWALATLPLVVLIGLAMATPVFAYSAWVPTDSYLAILFRFAIIPMTLFAGVFFPVDSLPVGLRWAAYVSPLWHGVDLCRAATLGVAPQWSVAGHLLYLGAWVVGGWLLAGAAFRRRLVI
- a CDS encoding sugar ABC transporter ATP-binding protein yields the protein MSEQVSTEQTDSAQPNIVLRLTDVVKTFPGVRALDGVQLEVRAGEVHCLLGQNGAGKSTLIKILSGAHQPDSGQVEWLGEEVNFANPQAAMKAGIATIYQELDLVDDLSVAENAFLGHEPRTLGFVRRARMERQANEILGRLGHGEIPSSRMVRSLPAAGKQIVSMARALSHDARLIIMDEPSAVLAHDEVGNLFRIIRELTAQGIAVIYISHRMDELREIGDRVTVLKDGRTTAANLPARTTPTKDLVSRMTGRNIEYVFPERPAAATAVTEATELLRVDGLCREGEFQNVSLDVRAGEIVGIAGLVGSGRSELLECIYGARRAQFGTVTMNGRKLRSGSVGAAVKAGMGMAPEERKSQALLLGEPIYRNVTLATFTRYASFGFTNAGKERAEAEQIADSLELRPRDVRRAVRTLSGGNQQKVVVGRWLLGDTRLLLLDEPTRGVDVGARAELYQVIRALAERGVGVLLVSSEVPEVLGLADRVLVMREGRVVREAPAGELDEDTVLDLVMSGSLMEGAPA